The window GTTGGTAGGCGGAAGCTTCGTACTGGATATGACTTCTATTACTTCTACTGACCTTACAGGAGAATATCAGCAAAAACTAAACGGGCACCTTAAGAATGGAGACTTCTTTGAAGTTGAAAAATACCCTACAGCAAGCTTCAAAATTACAGGAGTAAAGAAAAACAATGATAAAGTTTACAACGCTCTTGTAACAGGAAACCTTACTGTAAAAGGAAAAACAAGCCCAATCTCTTTCCCTGCTAAGATTTCTTACAGCAAAGGAGTAGTAAGTTTAGTGTCTAACAAATTCTCTTTCGACAGACAGAAATTTGATGTAGCATACAAGTCTACAATGCAGGATGTTTTTGTGAAAGATGATATTGATATGCTTGTAAAGGTAACTGCTCAATAAATTAATCAAAAAAAGATTATTAAAAGTGTAGAAGTTCTACACTTTTTTTTATTTTTGTTGAATTGTAAATAAAAAAGAATGAAAAGATTACTATTGTTTGCTATGGTGTGCGCAAGTATATCATTTGTTTCTGCTCAAAAGAAATTTGATAAGGTTGCAAAAGTGACTTCATCGGAGATCAGATGGTGGGGGTATAAAGTGGTGAAAACCGAGGCTTCTTCCCACTCAGGAACAGTAAAGCTGAAAAGCGGAAAATTCAACTTTGACCATACGGTTCTGGTAGATGGAGAGTTTGTAATAGATATGAGAAGTTTGATGGCGGGAGATGTATCTGATGAGGACCAGATCAAGCTGACCAACGATCTGAAAAGTACAAATTTCTTTGAAGTAAAGAAATTCCCTGTTGCAAAATTCCATTTGACTAAAATTATTCCTTTAGCAAACAGTGAATACAATTCTACCGTTTACGGAGACCTTACCCTTAAAGGCGTGAGAAAAACAATTTCTTTCCCTGCAAATGTATACGTTACCCAGTTCACTACCTCTATTGAGTCTGCAAAATTCTCACTGAACAGAAGAGACTTTAAAGTATTCTATCAGTCTTCACTGAAAGATTATTTCATTAAGAACGAAATGGATATTCAGTTCAAGGTTTCTACGGAAATGCTGGATAACGAAAACAGAGTTCCTAAGAAGAAAAAATAAGACAATCTGTAAGATCAATATAAAATGAGCCGTTCATCAGAATGGCTCATTTTTTATGAATTTATTCCATGAATATTGGTAGGCAGCCATCCCATTTCTCTGTATTTTTTATAAATTAGTGGGATGAAAATTTATATCGTAAGCGGTCTGGGAGCAGACTTTAAAGTTCTTGAAAGAATAGAATTTCCCAAACACTGTGAATTGATTTTTATAGACTGGCTTATTCCCGAAAAAAATGAGCCTTTTGAGGACTATGTGAAAAGAATGGCAGAAAAAATAGATGATTCTGAACCATTCTGTCTTTTAGGCTATTCTTTTGGAGGCATCATGGTGCAGGAAATCAATGTCCTGAAACCTGCTGAGAAGGTGGTGATTCTGGGAAGTATAAAATCCGATAAAGAAAAATCCAACTTTATAAAAACCGGCGGGCTGACTAAAATCCCAAGATTACTTCCTGTAAGGCTCTTCAATGATAAGGCCGCCAATGTATATGCCGGTATCAGGAAGCTTTTTGATCCCAAAAATCCAAAAATCCTGCAGTATTTCAAAGTGAGGGATCCTTACTACCTGAAATGGTCTGTGGAAAAGGTTTCCGAATGGAAATTTGAAGAAAATCCTAATGTAATTCAGATTTTGGGAGATAAAGATATTGTTTTTCCCATCAGAAACTCAAAGCCTGATTACGTGATTAAAGGGGGAACACACTTATTTCCCGCAACAAAATACAAAGAAGTTTCAAAAATTTTGAGCGAAGTGTTTTGTGAAAAACAGTGATATTGTTTTTTAACTGGTGATTTTATAGGGGTTGTTGGTTAAAAATGTTATTTTTATGAAATTTATGTTTACATTTGAAGGGGTTAAATATAAATTTTATGAAAGTAGGATTAAAATGGATCGTTTCATTTTCTATTATTACACTGGTGGCAATCGGTGGTTTATGCTGGAATCCGGCTGGAAATCTTCCTGCTGCCGGGGAATTTTTGAGCGAAGATAAAATTGTAGGTGCCGATGTAGCCTGGATTTTGGCTGCGGCAGGACTTGTTCTGCTGATGACACCCGGTCTTTCTTTCTTTTACGGAGGAATGGTTGGCAGAAAAAATGTAATCTCTACCATGCTGCAGAGTTTTATCGCTTTAGGAGTCATCTCTATGGTCTGGGTGGTCATCGGTTTTTCATTATCTTTCGGGGAATCTCTTGGTATTACCATTGCCGGAAAACATTATGGTATTATCGGAAATCCATTAAGTTATCCTTTCTTCAGCGGGGTTGGAAATCTGCCGCATAAAATGATGGCCCCTACGATTCCTTTTATCCTGTTTGCTCTGTTTCAGATGAAATTTGCTGTTATTACTCCCGCTATTATTACCGGATCATTTGCAGAAAGAGTCCGTTTTATTTCATATTTATTATTTATTGTGCTTTTCAGCATTTTTATTTATACACCGCTTTGCCATATGGTGTGGCATCCCGATGGTCTTTTGAATAAATATTTTGGAGTAAAAGATTTTGCTGGTGGCACCGTGGTGCATATGAGTGCCGGTTTTGCAGCGCTTGCCGGAGCCATGGTGGTGGGAAACAGAAAGAATCCCCATCATGAGCCTTCCAATATCCCGTATGTGCTTCTGGGGACGGGAATGTTGTGGTTTGGGTGGTTTGGTTTCAACGCAGGGTCTGCGCTGAGTGCTTCTGCATCTGCTGCTACAGCTTTCGGAACGACTACCATTGCCTCTGCTTCGGCCATGATGACCTGGATCTTTTTTGACAGAATCAATGGGAGAAGTGTGTCTGCTTTGGGGGCCTGTATCGGAGCCGTAGTAGGATTGGTGGCGATTACTCCCGGATGTGGTTTTGTAAGTATTCAGGAAAGTCTTTTTATAGGATTTATTACAGCTATCGTTTCTAATGTAATGGTAAACTGGAAGGGCCTAAAGAAAATAGATGATACGCTGGATGTTTTTGCCTGTCATGGAGTAGGGGGAATTATGGGAATGATTCTTACCGCTGTTTTTGCTCATGGTGAAAAAGCAAGTTTATTACATGGAGGCATTGAGGTTTTTCTTCATCATATGGCCGCATTGGTTTTGGTTTCCGTTTTTACGTTTTTCGGCTCATTGGTTTTATATAAAATTACCAACGCAGTCATTACGCTCAGAGTTTCTGAAGAGTCTGAAAATAAGGGGCTTGATCTGTCTCAGCATGAGGAAAGTTTCAGCTGATAAAACAGGAGACTTTCAAAAGTATCATTTTTAAGATAGTCTCCTGAGTGATATTCCAATCAATAATGGTTTATTGAATTGATTTTATTGTTTCGAAAATTTTATTTTTGGAATTTCAAAGATTTCACCTCCAAATTCCTCATTATCTAGGGAATGAATGGTAAGGTCTCCATTTAAAAGAACAACGTGATGGTCCATCTGATTGAAATTCATATGCTCAGTCCGGTTACAAAAATACTTATTTTATGGACTGCCGAAACCAAATAAATCTGGGATTTTGCTATGCTTTTATTAGGATTTATCATGTATCTTTGTTTTTGAGGAAAATGACGAATCATTTATGGAATCAATATCGGTATTTGAGATTATTAAAGTAGGGATAGGTCCGTCCAGTTCGCACACGATGGGGCCTTGGAATGCAGCTGCTGCATTTATCAGGATTATAAAAAGAGAAAAATCAATTGAAGAGGTAAAAGAGGTTTTTCTTGAATTCTTTGGCTCTCTCGCCAAAACGGGGATTGGCCACGGAACTGATATTGCAGGAATGCTGGGACTCAATGGAGAAGATTTTAAGACCATCAATACTTCAAAAATTGATGAGAAAATAGAATATATCAAAAGTACTCAAACCATTAATCTGGGAGGCGAGAAAATCATTCCATTTGTGTACGGGCATCATTTGATCCTCAATATGAAGAAGAGCCTTGATTTTCATCCGAACGGAATGATCTTCAGAGCTGTTTTCGAAGACGGAACAGAGCTTGTACAGGATTTTTATTCTGTAGGAGGCGGCTTCATTGCCAGCCAGGAAAAAAACTCAATTCAAAAGCAGTGTGTACGTACATTATACCCTTGTCATAAGGCTTCGGATATTGCAAAATATTGCGAAAAGTTGGGGCTTGATAAAATGTCGGATCTTATTTTCATGAATGAAGAAAGCTGGAGAACCCAGGAAGAAACAAGGCAGGAGGCGCTCTATATCTGGCAGCAGATCAAAGAATGTATTTACAAAGGGGTTAATAAGGAAGGAGTTCTTCCGGGCGGACTGAATGTTTCCCGAAGAGCGGCAGGAATTAACAGAAAGCTTTTAGGAGACAAAATTTATAAGAATAAAGATGAGTGGTTCCAGCAGGTTGTAGATGCTGAAGAGAACTTTACCAATATCAACAAATGGATTGCCTGCTTTGCACTGGCAGTGAATGAAGAAAATGCAAGTTTCGGAAGGATTATTACAGCTCCTACCAATGGAGCGAGTGGGGTAATACCGGCGGTATTAATGTATTCACAGGCTTTCACCCCCTTTACCAGTGAAGATGATATTGTAAGATTCTTGCTTGTGGCAGGAGAGATTGGAACCTTATTTAAGAAAAATGCAACTATTTCTGCGGCGATGGGAGGATGCCAGGCTGAGATCGGGGTGTCTTCTGCAATGGCAGCAGCCGGACTTACTGAAATTCTGGGAGGAAGTGTAGGACAGGTTTTGATGGCGGCGGAAATTGCAATGGAACATCATCTCGGGTTAACGTGCGACCCAATCAAAGGGCTGGTACAGATCCCATGCATCGAAAGAAATACCATGGGCGCTATGAAAGCGATTACTGCAGCCAACATTGCGTTGGAAAGCGATCCTACCAAAGCAAAAGTAACATTGGATGAGGTGATTCTCACGATGTGGGAAACCGCTCAGTCGATGAGTGACCGTTTTAAAGAAACTTCCGAAGGTGGACTGGCCATCGCGGTTAACGTTCCGGAGTGTTAATAGAAATAACATCGTTTTAAAAATAAAACCCTTAGTCAGTACTGGCTAAGGGTTTCTTAATAAAATAAAAGTAAAAACCGTTGGGCTTTTAGTATTGTACAAAGAATTTATCTTAAAATTCCTCTGATCCTGTTAGCATTCGTGATCAGTTCTTCAAGGTATTCATAATTCTCTTTTTCAAGGGCAGATTTGAATTTTCTGAGCTGGGAGATGTGTTCGTTCAGAACATCCAGCACATTTTCTTTGTTTTGTTTAAAAATGGGAACCCACATTTCAGGATGCGATTTGGCAAGACGTACTGTACTTGAGAAACCGGAACTGGCAAGCTGAAAGATAGTTTCCTCCTCACGTTCTTTTTCCAATACCGTATTGGCAAGTGCATAGGATGTGATATGGGAAATATGAGAAATATATGCAGTATGAACATCGTGATCTTTTGCATCCATATAAATCATATGCATATCGAGTGCATTAACGACCTTTTCAACGGTGCTCAATGCATCGTCTGCGGATTCCTGCTTGTTGCATATCACCCCTGCTTTCCCGGAGAAGCTTTCTGCAATAGCGGATTTTGGACCGTTGTTTTCTGTTCCCCACATCGGGTGGAAAGCCACAAATCTAGAACGTTTCGGGTGGTCTTTTACCGCATTTACAATTCCCGCTTTTGTAGAACCAGCATCCATTACCGTCTGCTGATCAGTTACCAAGTCAAGAACAGAAGGCAACAGTTTTCTGGCAGCATCTACAGGTATGGCAAGAATGATCAAATCCGAATTTTTAATTCCGTGCTCAAGATCTACTCCGGCATCAATGATTTTAAGGTTTAATGCGTCATTGATATGCTGTGTATTGTTATCGATTCCGTAGATGAAGCTGGCGATGTTTTTCTCTCTTAATTTCAAAGCCATCGACCCTCCGATTAATCCTACTCCAATAATACTTATTTTCATCTTTTTTACATTTTTTTAAATGAAAAAACCTCGTCCCTAGGACGAGGTTTTAAATTATATTCATAAGAATCCCTATCCCAGAGCTGAGGTAAAAATTCTATAATAATATGTTCCGTTGTTAAAATTCATTGAGCAAAGGTAAAAATATTTTTTAAATGAAACGAAATTTCTTTTCTAAATTATTTATAGATGGGATGAATTGGCTTGTGGGGCTGATATTTTAGTTTTTTTATGCAAGTGCTTTTTTTCATCTTTATCTTGACCTTTGCAATTGTAAAAGAAAAATATGAGGGGTAGTAAAATTAAAAAAGGGTTTCATCAATGTGTTTTTATTTATAAAGTCTTATTCAATTTCATTTCCGTGTAATAAAAGTTTATTAAAAAAATCACGGTTCAAATTTTCTATGGATATGATAATGTTATGAATAGTATTAAAAAAGGTTTCATCATTTGGTTTTTAGTTTACTTAGAATTCATTATTTTTATTTTAAATTTTCGAAATAGTACCATTGGCTAGTATTTTATATTTTTCACTTTTTTTCTTATTTAAGTTGTCAAAACTAATTTTGTAGATATCAATAGTCATATCTGGGTTAATGACAAAAGAGTCATAAGTATCTTCTTCAGGCATTGCATAACCTATTGATTGCCGACTGATAATTTTATTATTATTAATTGTAACAATTTCTTGTGAACTGGAATCTCCTTCAAAATTTAAAAGATATATACTAATATTGCCTTGAGAGATCGGCTTTATAGAAAATATAGATTCTGGAGCGCCCTCTTTACTATCTATAATTTTTATTACTTTATTATATTCTGTCTTGTTCAAAGAAGGATATTTTTTTTGACAATCAGTAGTATTTGATTGTATGCAAACTTGTTTATATTTTTCATAATCAAATGGCAGATTAATCCTATTATCAACTAATTCTTTCTCTTTTTTTATTGGTAAACTATCTTCTTTTTTTAGAATGCACTTATTTGGGGCATAATATTCACCATTTGGTATTTTAAGAATAGTCCAAATTAAAGCGTTGTCATTTATTTTTATAAAGCATGTTCCCTTTCCCGAATTGAAAAAACTCTGAAAATTACCAATATATGCTTCTTGGCTCTTATTAAAAGCTGCTTTTATGTTAATGTTTTCTTCAAAATCACAGTCAAGTTTTTGCCCATTGTTGTATACAGCACAATATTGCGCGAATAATGAGTCTTGGGTCATTTTCAGAATTTTCAATGTGAACTCTTGACTTTTGTCTTCTGACTTCCAG of the Chryseobacterium aureum genome contains:
- a CDS encoding L-serine ammonia-lyase — protein: MESISVFEIIKVGIGPSSSHTMGPWNAAAAFIRIIKREKSIEEVKEVFLEFFGSLAKTGIGHGTDIAGMLGLNGEDFKTINTSKIDEKIEYIKSTQTINLGGEKIIPFVYGHHLILNMKKSLDFHPNGMIFRAVFEDGTELVQDFYSVGGGFIASQEKNSIQKQCVRTLYPCHKASDIAKYCEKLGLDKMSDLIFMNEESWRTQEETRQEALYIWQQIKECIYKGVNKEGVLPGGLNVSRRAAGINRKLLGDKIYKNKDEWFQQVVDAEENFTNINKWIACFALAVNEENASFGRIITAPTNGASGVIPAVLMYSQAFTPFTSEDDIVRFLLVAGEIGTLFKKNATISAAMGGCQAEIGVSSAMAAAGLTEILGGSVGQVLMAAEIAMEHHLGLTCDPIKGLVQIPCIERNTMGAMKAITAANIALESDPTKAKVTLDEVILTMWETAQSMSDRFKETSEGGLAIAVNVPEC
- a CDS encoding YceI family protein, whose amino-acid sequence is MKRLLLFAMVCASISFVSAQKKFDKVAKVTSSEIRWWGYKVVKTEASSHSGTVKLKSGKFNFDHTVLVDGEFVIDMRSLMAGDVSDEDQIKLTNDLKSTNFFEVKKFPVAKFHLTKIIPLANSEYNSTVYGDLTLKGVRKTISFPANVYVTQFTTSIESAKFSLNRRDFKVFYQSSLKDYFIKNEMDIQFKVSTEMLDNENRVPKKKK
- a CDS encoding ammonium transporter, yielding MKVGLKWIVSFSIITLVAIGGLCWNPAGNLPAAGEFLSEDKIVGADVAWILAAAGLVLLMTPGLSFFYGGMVGRKNVISTMLQSFIALGVISMVWVVIGFSLSFGESLGITIAGKHYGIIGNPLSYPFFSGVGNLPHKMMAPTIPFILFALFQMKFAVITPAIITGSFAERVRFISYLLFIVLFSIFIYTPLCHMVWHPDGLLNKYFGVKDFAGGTVVHMSAGFAALAGAMVVGNRKNPHHEPSNIPYVLLGTGMLWFGWFGFNAGSALSASASAATAFGTTTIASASAMMTWIFFDRINGRSVSALGACIGAVVGLVAITPGCGFVSIQESLFIGFITAIVSNVMVNWKGLKKIDDTLDVFACHGVGGIMGMILTAVFAHGEKASLLHGGIEVFLHHMAALVLVSVFTFFGSLVLYKITNAVITLRVSEESENKGLDLSQHEESFS
- a CDS encoding YceI family protein; the protein is MKKIFLLAVLAGGLAFGQSKKVVASDVHWWGYKVAKSEASSHDGTVKVKSGDMVMKGNQLVGGSFVLDMTSITSTDLTGEYQQKLNGHLKNGDFFEVEKYPTASFKITGVKKNNDKVYNALVTGNLTVKGKTSPISFPAKISYSKGVVSLVSNKFSFDRQKFDVAYKSTMQDVFVKDDIDMLVKVTAQ
- a CDS encoding alpha/beta hydrolase, translated to MKIYIVSGLGADFKVLERIEFPKHCELIFIDWLIPEKNEPFEDYVKRMAEKIDDSEPFCLLGYSFGGIMVQEINVLKPAEKVVILGSIKSDKEKSNFIKTGGLTKIPRLLPVRLFNDKAANVYAGIRKLFDPKNPKILQYFKVRDPYYLKWSVEKVSEWKFEENPNVIQILGDKDIVFPIRNSKPDYVIKGGTHLFPATKYKEVSKILSEVFCEKQ
- a CDS encoding prephenate dehydrogenase yields the protein MKISIIGVGLIGGSMALKLREKNIASFIYGIDNNTQHINDALNLKIIDAGVDLEHGIKNSDLIILAIPVDAARKLLPSVLDLVTDQQTVMDAGSTKAGIVNAVKDHPKRSRFVAFHPMWGTENNGPKSAIAESFSGKAGVICNKQESADDALSTVEKVVNALDMHMIYMDAKDHDVHTAYISHISHITSYALANTVLEKEREEETIFQLASSGFSSTVRLAKSHPEMWVPIFKQNKENVLDVLNEHISQLRKFKSALEKENYEYLEELITNANRIRGILR